A genome region from Geodermatophilus bullaregiensis includes the following:
- the metX gene encoding homoserine O-acetyltransferase MetX, with amino-acid sequence MSGVLDVPASRTPPRTGGWRDGDPVGDRLLLDLDGPVRLERGGVLPGVRVAYETWGTLAPDGGNAVLVEHALTGDSHVTGPAGPGHPTPGWWAPLVGPGAPLDTGRLFVVCANVLGGCQGTTGPSSTAPDGRPWGSRFPEVTVADQVLVEAALADALGVRRWAAVLGGSMGGMRALEWAVALPDRVAGLFFLASGAAATADQIGTQTTQQAAIRADPAWAGGDHHAGPGPVAGLGVARRIAHLTYRSAFELEERFGTAVQDDGRFAVASYLDHHADKLARRFDAGSYVVLTEAMNTWDVGRGRGGVEAALARVGARAVVAAVDSDRLYPPALQQRVADALGVPLRVVSSPYGHDGFLVEADAVGALVRELLGT; translated from the coding sequence ATGAGCGGGGTGCTGGACGTCCCGGCGTCCCGCACCCCGCCGCGCACCGGCGGGTGGCGCGACGGCGACCCCGTCGGGGACCGGCTCCTCCTCGACCTGGACGGACCGGTCCGGCTCGAGCGCGGCGGGGTGCTGCCCGGCGTCCGGGTCGCCTACGAGACCTGGGGCACGCTCGCCCCGGACGGCGGCAACGCGGTCCTCGTCGAGCACGCGCTGACCGGCGACAGCCACGTCACCGGCCCGGCCGGCCCCGGGCACCCGACGCCGGGGTGGTGGGCGCCGCTGGTCGGGCCGGGCGCGCCACTGGACACCGGCCGGCTCTTCGTGGTCTGCGCGAACGTGCTCGGTGGGTGCCAGGGCACCACCGGGCCGTCGTCGACCGCGCCGGACGGGCGGCCGTGGGGCTCGCGGTTCCCCGAGGTGACCGTGGCCGACCAGGTGCTGGTCGAGGCCGCGCTCGCCGACGCGCTCGGCGTCCGCCGGTGGGCCGCCGTCCTCGGCGGGTCGATGGGCGGCATGCGGGCGCTGGAGTGGGCCGTCGCGCTGCCCGACCGGGTGGCGGGGCTGTTCTTCCTCGCCTCCGGCGCGGCCGCGACGGCCGACCAGATCGGCACCCAGACCACCCAGCAGGCCGCCATCCGCGCCGACCCCGCGTGGGCCGGCGGGGACCACCACGCCGGGCCGGGCCCCGTGGCCGGCCTCGGCGTCGCCCGCCGGATCGCCCACCTCACCTACCGCAGCGCGTTCGAGCTGGAGGAGCGGTTCGGGACGGCGGTGCAGGACGACGGCCGGTTCGCCGTCGCCTCCTACCTCGACCACCACGCCGACAAGCTGGCCCGCCGCTTCGACGCCGGCAGCTACGTGGTGCTCACCGAGGCGATGAACACCTGGGACGTCGGCCGCGGCCGCGGCGGGGTGGAGGCGGCGCTGGCCCGGGTGGGCGCGCGGGCCGTCGTCGCCGCGGTGGACAGCGACCGGCTCTACCCGCCGGCGCTGCAGCAGCGGGTGGCCGACGCCCTGGGCGTGCCGCTGCGGGTGGTGTCCTCGCCGTACGGGCACGACGGGTTCCTCGTCGAGGCCGACGCCGTGGGCGCGCTGGTCCGCGAGCTGCTGGGCACCTGA
- a CDS encoding acetyl/propionyl/methylcrotonyl-CoA carboxylase subunit alpha produces the protein MSIFETVLVANRGEIAVRVVRTLRRLGIRSVAVYSDADAGARHVRAADVAVRLGPAPAAQSYLSVERVVEACRATGAQAVHPGYGFLSENPALAAALAAAGVVFVGPPTEAIRVMGDKITAKKTVVASGVPVVPGIAEPGLTDDDLVAAAPGIGFPVLVKPSAGGGGKGMRVVEDPAGLRAALVSARREAGAAFGDDTLFLERFVQRPRHVEVQVLADAHGGVVHLGERECSLQRRHQKVVEEAPSPLLDAATRARIGEAACATARSVGYTGAGTVEFIVSADRPDEFFFMEMNTRLQVEHPVTELVTGLDLVEQQLRVAAGEPLGFGQDDVTTTGHAVEARVYAEDPGRGFLPTGGRVLALAEPAGPGVRVDSGLAAGTVVGSDYDPMLAKVVAHGPDRAAALTALDTALAGTAVLGVTTNVGFVRHLLTDPDVRAGDLDTALLDRVAAAYEAPPVPELAVLAAAASVWLGAWAAADPADPWSTPTGFRLGDAAPFVVRLEAGGQPRTVTLTGTPAAARATVDGADAGPLSCTPEDGGLALVRGGVRSRCLVADDGDALWVHAEGATAQLRRARRVVLRPDAGAAHAPELTSPMPGSVIAVPVADGQAVAAGDPVVVVEAMKMEHTLRAPADGVVELLVAAGDQVALDQVLARLAPA, from the coding sequence ATGAGCATCTTCGAGACCGTCCTCGTCGCCAACCGCGGGGAGATCGCCGTCCGGGTGGTCCGCACCCTGCGCCGTCTGGGGATCCGCTCGGTCGCCGTCTACAGCGACGCCGACGCCGGGGCGCGCCACGTGCGCGCCGCCGACGTCGCCGTCCGCCTGGGCCCCGCGCCGGCCGCGCAGAGCTACCTGTCGGTGGAGCGGGTGGTCGAGGCCTGCCGGGCCACCGGCGCGCAGGCGGTGCACCCCGGCTACGGCTTCCTGTCGGAGAACCCGGCCCTGGCCGCCGCGCTGGCCGCGGCCGGCGTCGTCTTCGTGGGCCCGCCCACCGAGGCGATCCGGGTGATGGGCGACAAGATCACCGCCAAGAAGACCGTGGTCGCCTCCGGCGTGCCCGTCGTCCCCGGGATCGCCGAGCCCGGCCTCACCGACGACGACCTGGTCGCCGCGGCGCCCGGCATCGGCTTCCCCGTGCTGGTCAAGCCCTCGGCCGGCGGTGGCGGCAAGGGCATGCGGGTGGTCGAGGACCCTGCCGGCCTGCGCGCCGCGCTGGTCAGCGCCCGCCGGGAGGCCGGTGCCGCGTTCGGCGACGACACCCTCTTCCTCGAGCGGTTCGTGCAGCGCCCGCGGCACGTCGAGGTGCAGGTGCTGGCCGACGCGCACGGCGGCGTCGTGCACCTCGGCGAGCGGGAGTGCAGCCTGCAGCGCCGCCACCAGAAGGTGGTCGAGGAGGCGCCGTCCCCGCTGCTCGACGCCGCCACCCGCGCGCGGATCGGCGAGGCCGCCTGCGCCACGGCCCGCAGCGTCGGCTACACCGGCGCGGGCACCGTGGAGTTCATCGTCTCCGCGGACCGGCCCGACGAGTTCTTCTTCATGGAGATGAACACCCGCCTGCAGGTCGAGCACCCGGTCACCGAGCTGGTCACCGGCCTGGACCTGGTCGAGCAGCAGCTGCGGGTGGCCGCCGGCGAGCCGCTCGGGTTCGGCCAGGACGACGTGACGACGACCGGGCACGCCGTCGAGGCGCGGGTCTACGCCGAGGACCCCGGCCGCGGCTTCCTGCCCACCGGCGGGCGGGTGCTCGCGCTGGCCGAGCCGGCCGGCCCCGGCGTGCGCGTGGACTCCGGCCTCGCCGCGGGCACCGTCGTCGGCTCGGACTACGACCCGATGCTGGCCAAGGTGGTCGCGCACGGCCCCGACCGCGCCGCCGCGCTGACCGCGCTCGACACCGCGCTGGCCGGCACCGCCGTCCTGGGGGTGACCACGAACGTCGGGTTCGTGCGGCACCTGCTCACCGATCCCGACGTGCGCGCCGGGGACCTCGACACCGCGCTGCTCGACCGGGTCGCGGCCGCCTACGAGGCCCCGCCGGTGCCCGAGCTCGCGGTCCTCGCCGCCGCGGCGTCGGTCTGGCTGGGCGCGTGGGCCGCGGCCGACCCCGCCGACCCGTGGAGCACGCCGACCGGCTTCCGGCTCGGCGACGCCGCACCCTTCGTCGTCCGGCTGGAGGCCGGCGGGCAGCCGCGCACGGTGACGCTGACCGGCACCCCGGCCGCGGCCCGCGCCACGGTCGACGGCGCCGACGCCGGGCCGCTGTCCTGCACCCCCGAGGACGGCGGACTCGCGCTGGTCCGCGGCGGCGTGCGGTCCCGCTGCCTGGTCGCCGACGACGGGGACGCGCTGTGGGTGCACGCCGAGGGCGCGACCGCGCAGCTGCGCCGGGCCCGCCGCGTGGTGCTGCGGCCCGACGCGGGCGCGGCGCACGCCCCGGAGCTGACCAGCCCCATGCCCGGCTCCGTGATCGCGGTGCCGGTCGCCGACGGGCAGGCCGTGGCGGCCGGCGACCCGGTGGTCGTCGTCGAGGCGATGAAGATGGAGCACACGCTGCGCGCCCCGGCCGACGGCGTCGTCGAGCTGCTCGTCGCGGCCGGCGACCAGGTCGCGCTCGACCAGGTGCTCGCCCGGCTCGCTCCCGCCTGA
- a CDS encoding bifunctional o-acetylhomoserine/o-acetylserine sulfhydrylase gives MTDPKSWSFETRQIHAGASPDPTTGARALPIYATTSYQFRDTQHAADLFALAEMGNIYTRIMNPTQDALEQRVASLEGGVAALAVASGQAAETLSLLNVAEAGSHVVASASLYGGTYNLLHHSLPKLGVEVSFVEDPDDPENWQSLVRENTKALYGESIGNPKGDVLDISAVAEVAHRNGVPLIVDNTIATPYLVRPLEHGADVVVHSATKYLGGHGTAIAGVIVDGGTFDWTSGKFPGFTTPDPTYHGVVYADLGAPAFALKARVQLLRDLGPAISPFNAWLIVQGIETLSLRMERHVANAQRVAEFLEAHDEVESVHYAGLPSSPWHAAQQRYAPRGAGAVLAFEIRGGIEAGRRFVEGLELHSHVANIGDVRSLVIHPASTTHSQLTPEEQLTAGVTPGLVRLAAGLEGIDDVLADLEAGFRAAKGA, from the coding sequence ATGACCGACCCGAAGAGCTGGAGCTTCGAGACCCGGCAGATCCACGCCGGGGCGAGCCCCGACCCGACGACGGGCGCCCGCGCGCTGCCCATCTACGCCACCACGAGCTACCAGTTCCGCGACACCCAGCACGCCGCGGACCTGTTCGCGCTGGCCGAGATGGGCAACATCTACACGCGGATCATGAACCCGACGCAGGACGCGCTCGAGCAGCGCGTGGCCTCCCTCGAGGGCGGCGTCGCGGCGCTCGCGGTGGCCAGCGGCCAGGCGGCCGAGACGCTGTCGCTGCTCAACGTCGCCGAGGCCGGCAGCCACGTCGTCGCCTCGGCGTCGCTGTACGGCGGCACCTACAACCTGCTGCACCACTCGCTGCCCAAGCTCGGCGTCGAGGTGTCCTTCGTCGAGGACCCCGACGACCCGGAGAACTGGCAGTCGCTGGTCCGCGAGAACACCAAGGCCCTCTACGGGGAGTCGATCGGCAACCCCAAGGGCGACGTCCTCGACATCAGCGCCGTCGCCGAGGTCGCGCACCGCAACGGCGTGCCGCTGATCGTCGACAACACCATCGCCACGCCCTACCTGGTGCGCCCGCTCGAGCACGGCGCCGACGTCGTCGTCCACTCGGCGACGAAGTACCTCGGCGGCCACGGCACCGCGATCGCCGGCGTCATCGTCGACGGCGGCACCTTCGACTGGACCAGCGGGAAGTTCCCGGGCTTCACCACGCCGGACCCGACGTACCACGGCGTCGTCTACGCCGACCTGGGTGCGCCGGCCTTCGCGCTCAAGGCCCGGGTACAGCTGCTGCGCGACCTCGGCCCGGCCATCAGCCCGTTCAACGCGTGGCTGATCGTCCAGGGCATCGAGACGCTCTCGCTGCGCATGGAGCGGCACGTGGCCAACGCCCAGCGGGTCGCCGAGTTCCTCGAGGCGCACGACGAGGTCGAGTCGGTGCACTACGCCGGCCTGCCGTCCTCGCCGTGGCACGCCGCCCAGCAGCGCTACGCCCCCCGCGGCGCCGGCGCGGTGCTGGCCTTCGAGATCCGCGGCGGCATCGAGGCGGGCCGGCGGTTCGTCGAGGGCCTGGAGCTGCACAGCCACGTGGCCAACATCGGTGACGTGCGCAGCCTGGTCATCCACCCGGCGTCGACCACGCACTCGCAGCTGACGCCCGAGGAGCAGCTGACCGCCGGTGTCACCCCCGGCCTGGTGCGCCTGGCCGCCGGGCTCGAGGGCATCGACGACGTCCTCGCCGACCTCGAGGCGGGGTTCCGCGCCGCCAAGGGCGCGTGA
- a CDS encoding carboxyl transferase domain-containing protein codes for MAADVEAAAIAAPAAPASPRARHEALVADLRERLRQRALGGSASARARHVERGKLLPRDRVAHLLDPGSPFLELSPLAAEGMYDGDSPGAGIITGIGRVGGRPVVVVVNDATVKGGTYYPMTVKKHLRAQEVAAQNRLPCVYLVDSGGAFLPKQDEVFPDRDHFGRIFFNQATMSAAGIPQVAAVLGSCTAGGAYVPAMADESVIVREQGTIFLGGPPLVRAATGEVVSAEDLGGGDLHSRVSGVTDHLADDDEHALEIVRRIVRTLPPPAPPAWDVAPPRDAVRPQTDLYDLVPVDSRTPYDVRDVITTLVDGGEHQEFKALYGPTLVTTFARLHGHPVGVVANNGVLFGESALKGAHFVQLCDRRRIPLLFLQNISGFMVGRDYEAGGIAKHGAKMVTAVACARVPKLTVVIGGSYGAGNYSMCGRAYSPRFLWTWPNARISVMGGEQAASVLATVRRDQLGDAWSAEDEEAFKEPIRAQYEAQGNPYYSTARLWDDGVLDPADTRTVLGLALSACASAPLDDVAYGVFRM; via the coding sequence ATGGCAGCCGACGTCGAGGCCGCCGCGATCGCGGCTCCGGCCGCCCCCGCGTCGCCCCGCGCGCGGCACGAGGCCCTGGTCGCCGACCTGCGCGAACGGCTGCGGCAGCGGGCGCTCGGCGGGTCGGCGTCGGCGCGGGCCCGCCACGTCGAGCGCGGCAAGCTGCTCCCCCGCGACCGGGTCGCCCACCTGCTCGACCCCGGCAGTCCCTTCCTCGAGCTGTCGCCGCTGGCCGCCGAGGGCATGTACGACGGCGACTCCCCCGGCGCCGGGATCATCACCGGGATCGGCCGCGTGGGCGGCCGGCCGGTCGTGGTCGTCGTCAACGACGCCACCGTCAAGGGCGGCACCTACTACCCGATGACGGTGAAGAAGCACCTGCGCGCGCAGGAGGTCGCCGCGCAGAACCGGCTGCCGTGCGTCTACCTCGTCGACTCCGGCGGCGCCTTCCTGCCCAAGCAGGACGAGGTCTTCCCCGACCGCGACCACTTCGGCCGGATCTTCTTCAACCAGGCCACGATGAGCGCCGCGGGCATCCCGCAGGTGGCCGCCGTCCTGGGCTCGTGCACCGCCGGCGGGGCGTACGTGCCGGCCATGGCCGACGAGTCGGTGATCGTCCGCGAGCAGGGCACGATCTTCCTCGGCGGGCCGCCGCTGGTGAGGGCCGCGACCGGTGAGGTGGTCAGCGCCGAGGACCTCGGCGGCGGCGACCTGCACAGCCGCGTCTCCGGCGTCACCGACCACCTCGCCGACGACGACGAGCACGCGCTGGAGATCGTCCGCCGCATCGTGCGCACGCTCCCGCCGCCCGCCCCGCCGGCCTGGGACGTCGCGCCGCCGCGGGACGCCGTCCGCCCGCAGACCGACCTCTACGACCTCGTGCCGGTCGACTCGCGCACGCCCTACGACGTCCGCGACGTGATCACCACGCTGGTCGACGGCGGGGAGCACCAGGAGTTCAAGGCGCTCTACGGACCCACCCTGGTGACCACCTTCGCCCGGCTGCACGGGCACCCGGTGGGCGTCGTCGCCAACAACGGCGTGCTGTTCGGGGAGTCGGCGCTCAAGGGCGCGCACTTCGTCCAGCTGTGCGACCGGCGACGCATCCCGCTGCTGTTCCTGCAGAACATCAGCGGCTTCATGGTCGGCCGCGACTACGAGGCCGGCGGCATCGCCAAGCACGGCGCCAAGATGGTCACCGCCGTGGCCTGTGCGCGGGTGCCCAAGCTGACCGTGGTGATCGGCGGCTCCTACGGCGCGGGCAACTACTCGATGTGCGGCCGGGCCTACTCCCCCCGCTTCCTGTGGACCTGGCCCAACGCACGCATCTCGGTCATGGGCGGCGAGCAGGCCGCCTCGGTGCTGGCCACGGTGCGCCGCGACCAGCTCGGCGACGCGTGGAGCGCCGAGGACGAGGAGGCCTTCAAGGAGCCCATCCGCGCGCAGTACGAGGCGCAGGGCAACCCCTACTACTCGACGGCGCGGCTGTGGGACGACGGCGTCCTCGACCCTGCCGACACCCGGACCGTCCTCGGCCTGGCGCTGTCGGCCTGCGCCTCGGCCCCCCTCGACGACGTCGCCTACGGCGTCTTCCGGATGTGA
- a CDS encoding EamA family transporter, with protein MPHTRRPAVGYLLTVAAAGLFAVNGTVSTLALQAGIPATWLTALRCGGAAVGLLVALAVVAPGRLRITWREVPFLAVFGVVGVALTQFLYFVAIGRLPVGIALVFEMTAPVGIALWVRLVRREPVRPRIWLALGLSLSGLVLVAQVWQGGGSLDPLGVAAGLAAAVCLATYYLMGERGTVTRDPVTLTTWTFVAAGLFWAVVAPFTPFAPGVLGERVPVSLAQLTLPLWLLVLWIVVLGAIAPFWLSIAALRHLPPTTAGLVATVEPVLASVVAWLWLEQVLTGWQVAGALVVLTGIALAQTARAGAAAQPAPAPVPETPAPLAR; from the coding sequence GTGCCGCACACCCGCCGCCCCGCCGTCGGCTACCTGCTCACCGTGGCCGCGGCGGGGCTGTTCGCCGTCAACGGCACCGTGTCGACGCTGGCGCTGCAGGCCGGGATCCCGGCCACCTGGCTGACCGCCCTGCGCTGCGGCGGCGCGGCGGTCGGGCTGCTGGTCGCGCTGGCGGTCGTGGCACCGGGGCGGCTGCGGATCACCTGGCGCGAGGTGCCCTTCCTCGCGGTGTTCGGCGTCGTCGGCGTGGCGCTGACCCAGTTCCTGTACTTCGTGGCCATCGGCCGGCTGCCGGTCGGCATCGCGCTGGTGTTCGAGATGACCGCGCCGGTCGGCATCGCGCTGTGGGTGCGCCTCGTGCGCCGGGAGCCGGTGCGCCCGCGGATCTGGCTGGCGCTCGGGCTGTCGCTGTCGGGACTGGTCCTCGTCGCGCAGGTCTGGCAGGGCGGCGGCTCGCTCGACCCGCTCGGCGTCGCCGCCGGCCTCGCCGCGGCGGTGTGCCTGGCCACGTACTACCTGATGGGTGAGCGGGGGACCGTGACCCGCGACCCGGTCACGCTCACCACCTGGACCTTCGTGGCCGCCGGCCTGTTCTGGGCCGTCGTCGCGCCGTTCACGCCGTTCGCGCCCGGGGTGCTCGGCGAGCGGGTGCCCGTCTCGCTGGCGCAGCTCACCCTGCCGCTGTGGCTGCTGGTGCTGTGGATCGTCGTCCTGGGGGCCATCGCGCCGTTCTGGCTCTCGATCGCGGCGCTGCGCCACCTGCCGCCCACGACCGCCGGGCTGGTGGCCACCGTCGAGCCCGTGCTCGCCTCCGTCGTCGCCTGGCTGTGGCTCGAGCAGGTGCTCACCGGCTGGCAGGTGGCCGGCGCGCTCGTGGTCCTCACGGGCATCGCGCTGGCCCAGACCGCGCGCGCCGGTGCGGCCGCGCAGCCGGCTCCGGCGCCCGTTCCCGAGACGCCGGCGCCGCTCGCGCGCTAG
- a CDS encoding thioesterase family protein, whose amino-acid sequence MDLPSAFYVPDGDGLVATALTIGPWDPGLQHAGPPAALLVREAERASGIPGGQTVRLAFDVLGPVPVGPVQVAARVLRPGRRIELVEATLTAGGRAAVRLTAWRMRCGGASSVSPAQRHPVAPEDAGPTEFGVFSEPVAYHRALEWRLASGSLAEPGPAATWTRPRCTLVEGEPMTPLQHLVAMTDAASGISAELDWQRATFANVDLVVALFRPPAGEWLAMDATTTLGPAGVGQCSADLYDAEGRIGRSIASLFVEPR is encoded by the coding sequence GTGGACCTGCCCTCCGCCTTCTACGTCCCGGACGGCGACGGTCTCGTCGCCACCGCGCTGACCATCGGGCCGTGGGACCCCGGTCTCCAGCACGCCGGGCCGCCCGCCGCGCTGCTGGTGCGGGAGGCCGAGCGCGCGAGCGGCATCCCCGGCGGGCAGACCGTGCGGCTGGCCTTCGACGTCCTCGGGCCGGTCCCGGTGGGGCCGGTGCAGGTCGCCGCCCGGGTGCTGCGGCCGGGCCGGCGGATCGAGCTGGTCGAGGCCACGCTCACCGCGGGCGGGCGGGCGGCCGTGCGGCTCACCGCCTGGCGGATGCGCTGCGGCGGGGCGTCCTCGGTCTCCCCGGCGCAGCGGCACCCTGTCGCGCCGGAGGACGCCGGGCCCACCGAGTTCGGCGTGTTCTCCGAGCCGGTCGCCTACCACCGGGCGCTGGAGTGGCGACTGGCGTCGGGCTCGCTGGCCGAGCCCGGTCCGGCGGCCACCTGGACCCGCCCGCGGTGCACCCTGGTCGAGGGCGAGCCGATGACGCCGCTGCAGCACCTGGTGGCGATGACCGACGCGGCCAGCGGCATCTCCGCCGAGCTGGACTGGCAGCGGGCGACCTTCGCCAACGTCGACCTCGTCGTCGCCCTGTTCCGCCCACCCGCCGGGGAGTGGCTGGCCATGGACGCCACGACGACGCTCGGACCGGCCGGCGTCGGACAGTGCAGCGCCGACCTCTACGACGCCGAGGGGCGCATCGGCCGCTCGATCGCGTCGCTGTTCGTGGAGCCGCGCTGA
- a CDS encoding VOC family protein, producing the protein MIFVNLPVTDLAASRAFYTALGFSIDEQFSDDASASVVVSDAIHLQLLSHARFADFLPGGTATADPRTATAALYALSCDSREEVDAMVGKAMGAGGGTWKPAQDHGFMYGASFTDPDGHVWEVLWMDPASAQ; encoded by the coding sequence ATGATCTTCGTGAACCTGCCGGTGACCGACCTGGCGGCCAGCCGCGCGTTCTACACGGCCCTCGGCTTCTCGATCGACGAGCAGTTCTCCGACGACGCGTCGGCCTCGGTGGTCGTCAGCGACGCGATCCACCTGCAGCTGCTGTCCCACGCCAGGTTCGCCGACTTCCTGCCCGGGGGCACCGCCACGGCCGACCCGCGGACGGCGACGGCGGCCCTGTACGCCCTGTCCTGCGACAGCCGTGAGGAGGTCGACGCGATGGTCGGGAAGGCGATGGGCGCCGGCGGCGGCACGTGGAAGCCGGCGCAGGACCACGGGTTCATGTACGGCGCGAGCTTCACCGACCCCGACGGGCACGTCTGGGAGGTCCTGTGGATGGACCCGGCGAGCGCGCAGTGA
- a CDS encoding siderophore-interacting protein, whose protein sequence is MTTTVAPPAVAELPQWLFFDTVVARVRRLGPSAVRITLTGPRLGDFGVAGDDQRVKLVLAPDPTVLAELQAAGGEWYPAYRALAEERRPVLRTYTVRAARPGQAEVDLDVVLHGAGEGHAGPAATWAASARPGDPMVLMGPDRPGRGRAWGVEWAPPATATCLLLAGDETAVPAVSAVLEGLPPVPGRRVVAVLEVPEPDDAQDLVVPEGVTVHWLSRRGRARGELVVPAVRAALVDLGLAAAPAPAPEDVDLDTGLLWEVPEDPGAATGCYAWLAGEAGVVKRLRRHLVGDLGVDRRAVAFMGYWREGVAES, encoded by the coding sequence GTGACGACGACCGTGGCGCCGCCGGCGGTGGCCGAGTTGCCGCAGTGGCTGTTCTTCGACACCGTCGTCGCCCGCGTGCGGCGCCTCGGCCCGAGCGCGGTGCGCATCACCCTCACCGGCCCGCGGCTGGGCGACTTCGGCGTCGCCGGTGACGACCAGCGGGTCAAGCTCGTGCTCGCCCCCGACCCCACGGTGCTGGCCGAGCTGCAGGCCGCCGGCGGCGAGTGGTACCCGGCCTACCGCGCGCTGGCCGAGGAGCGGCGTCCGGTACTGCGCACCTACACCGTCCGCGCCGCCCGGCCCGGGCAGGCCGAGGTCGACCTCGACGTCGTCCTGCACGGGGCCGGCGAGGGGCACGCCGGCCCGGCGGCGACCTGGGCCGCGTCGGCGCGTCCCGGCGACCCGATGGTGCTGATGGGGCCCGACCGGCCCGGCCGAGGCCGCGCCTGGGGCGTCGAGTGGGCGCCGCCGGCCACGGCGACCTGTCTGCTCCTGGCCGGCGACGAGACGGCGGTGCCCGCGGTGAGCGCCGTCCTGGAGGGCCTGCCGCCGGTGCCCGGACGTCGCGTCGTCGCCGTCCTCGAGGTGCCCGAGCCGGATGACGCGCAGGACCTGGTGGTGCCCGAGGGCGTCACCGTGCACTGGTTGTCCCGCCGGGGCCGCGCCCGCGGCGAGCTGGTGGTGCCCGCGGTGCGCGCCGCGCTCGTCGACCTCGGGCTCGCCGCGGCCCCCGCCCCGGCGCCGGAGGACGTCGACCTCGACACCGGGCTGCTGTGGGAGGTGCCCGAGGACCCCGGCGCGGCCACCGGCTGCTACGCCTGGCTGGCCGGGGAGGCGGGCGTGGTCAAGCGGCTGCGCCGCCACCTGGTCGGCGACCTCGGCGTCGACCGGCGCGCGGTGGCCTTCATGGGCTACTGGCGCGAGGGCGTCGCCGAGAGCTGA
- a CDS encoding mechanosensitive ion channel family protein translates to MGPLTALLDWLASRGLEIVLIVLGSVLLARFITWVGTRITDRIDARSTGGDVLVRSEAAKHRHSLTQVITWSLIVLVYTVAAFYVLDRLGVPVTGLVAPATVLGVGLGFGAQRIVGDVLAGFFLITERQYGFGDVVSIAVVGGGDPASGTVEDVTLRVTRLRSADGEVVTVPNGQIVKVVNLSRDWARAVVDVPVPTTADVNRVNEILREVGSEAFADAGLRRLLLDEPSVMGVESIDLEQVNVRVVARTLPGRQFEVGRDLRERIVVAFRRAGLTLTPAPPLEPAPAGAGSSGRPGTKP, encoded by the coding sequence GTGGGACCACTGACCGCCCTGCTCGACTGGCTCGCCAGCCGGGGCCTGGAGATCGTGCTGATCGTCCTGGGCTCGGTGCTGCTCGCCCGCTTCATCACGTGGGTGGGCACGCGGATCACCGACCGCATCGACGCCCGCTCGACCGGCGGCGACGTGCTGGTGCGCTCGGAGGCGGCCAAGCACCGCCACTCACTGACCCAGGTGATCACCTGGTCGCTGATCGTGCTCGTCTACACGGTGGCGGCCTTCTACGTCCTCGACCGCCTCGGCGTCCCGGTCACCGGGCTGGTGGCGCCGGCCACCGTGCTCGGCGTGGGCCTGGGCTTCGGCGCACAGCGGATCGTGGGCGACGTGCTGGCCGGCTTCTTCCTCATCACCGAGCGCCAGTACGGGTTCGGCGACGTCGTCTCGATCGCCGTCGTCGGCGGCGGGGACCCGGCCAGCGGCACGGTCGAGGACGTCACGCTGCGCGTCACGCGGCTGCGCTCGGCCGACGGCGAGGTGGTCACCGTGCCGAACGGGCAGATCGTCAAGGTCGTCAACCTCTCCCGCGACTGGGCCCGCGCCGTGGTCGACGTCCCGGTGCCGACGACGGCCGACGTCAACCGGGTCAACGAGATCCTCCGCGAGGTCGGCTCCGAGGCCTTCGCCGACGCCGGACTGCGCCGCCTGCTGCTCGACGAGCCCAGCGTCATGGGCGTGGAGAGCATCGACCTCGAGCAGGTGAACGTGCGGGTGGTCGCCCGGACGCTGCCCGGCCGCCAGTTCGAGGTGGGCCGCGACCTGCGCGAGCGCATCGTGGTGGCCTTCCGCCGGGCCGGGCTCACGCTCACCCCGGCCCCGCCGCTCGAGCCGGCGCCCGCGGGTGCGGGCTCGAGCGGCCGCCCCGGGACGAAGCCGTGA